ACGTTAAAAACATCACAGTTATTTATGAGTGAAGCTTTTAGAGTACTCCGTCCTAATGGCATTCTAAGAATAGTTGTTCCTGACCTTTATCAACTAGCTAAAAATTATGTTTATCGCTATGAACAGGGTGATGAGGTAGCCAGTCAAGAATTCTTAGAGGTTGCCAATCTTCACCAAGAAGGAACATACTCTAAAAACCGGAATATTCTTGTTAAAACTCTGAATTTTTTACAGAATTATCCACATCAGCATAAATATATGTATGATGCTAGTTCTATTAAAAAGATTATGCAAGCTAATGGCTTTGTTGATATATGCGAATCTGCTTATGGAGAAAGCAAGTATATATCGGAAATTAATCAAGTAGAGTATACCAAAGAAGGAGTTCCATCTATTTATATAGAAAGCAAAAAAAGTTAAAGTGTTGTAAAA
This genomic interval from Scytonema hofmannii PCC 7110 contains the following:
- a CDS encoding class I SAM-dependent methyltransferase yields the protein MITTNQKLEERILLNLGCGQTRPLGWLNTDSSLNSLFQKYPLIKRLTRKIYKSIEYNTSNVMFMDLRYVWNFKDCSVDVVYACHVFEHLTLKTSQLFMSEAFRVLRPNGILRIVVPDLYQLAKNYVYRYEQGDEVASQEFLEVANLHQEGTYSKNRNILVKTLNFLQNYPHQHKYMYDASSIKKIMQANGFVDICESAYGESKYISEINQVEYTKEGVPSIYIESKKS